A portion of the Daphnia magna isolate NIES linkage group LG4, ASM2063170v1.1, whole genome shotgun sequence genome contains these proteins:
- the LOC116921301 gene encoding cell surface glycoprotein 1 — protein MCAKPTFGNEKTVEGGPFDEEHLESKKNTDPESKPQYAGGNGKSRSRRKLKKAIGVAAILLIFVFVFVSVAIYLLNVKGWSHPLTPVIKPPTYLFNSSYEAAGNPVPSTTTIHNQPVVDSKNEVTPFVSDDDVIIETPALAANTDKAFGQLPSDPAVPVVLLPGYTPSISSESTISTTLADDNVISEWPEVSTIPVTEQDTSGFVPVQTEVDLDYKQEQSTDSQTEAISEMVPAKPVDAIPAVDTAPWKPIDGSVVVPPVKKEYKVQNRSIVDIKSSVDSQRSLSSDEKENRIIEVETEDRVRTSKPTVSSTSTEPSPSNVSLHSVQPQTPVIKLPTYTFHSSYKAAGNPVPSTTTIPVQPLVESKNEATPFVPDDDVINETPALAANTDEAFGQLQTDPAIPAVLLTDYTPSISSESTISTTLADDNVISEWPEESTIPVTVQDFTSKPTVSSTSTEPFPSNVSLHSVPASSQCIRRQLHFCRGVLPYLETTLPNFVGDTTERERNLTVPFIESIVESECHPRVKQYACAALEPPCRDGGISLPPCRQFCHAVAEGCNDQVYWALNYSQFLNCTLCPESNDPNICFNFLIPGGNGTD, from the exons ATGTGTGCCAAACCGACTTTTGGAAACGAGAAAACGGTGGAAGGAGGGCCATTTGATGAAGAACATCTT gaaagcaaaaaaaacacagaccCAGAAAGTAAACCGCAGTACGCGGGCGGGAACGGCAAAAGCCGAAGCCGAAGGAAGCTAAAGAAGGCCATCGGCGTCGCCGCCATTTTATTGAtcttcgtcttcgtcttcgtcTCTGTCGCAATCTACCTCCTGAATG TAAAGGGCTGGAGTCACCCGCTGACGCCGGTCATCAAACCGCCAACTTACTTATTCAATTCTTCATACGAAGCAGCTGGAAATCCTGTGCCCAGCACGACGACCATTCACAACCAGCCGGTGGTTGACAGTAAAAATGAGGTGACGCCATTCGTTTCAGATGATGACGTCATCATCGAGACCCCTGCATTGGCAGCCAACACGGATAAGGCTTTCGGCCAATTGCCATCCGATCCAGCCGTACCTGTTGTTTTACTCCCGGGATATACGCCGTCCATCAGTTCGGAATCGACTATCTCAACGACGTTAGCCGATGACAACGTCATTTCAGAGTGGCCGGAGGTATCGACGATCCCAGTTACAGAACAAGACACGAGTGGTTTCGTTCCCGTTCAAACGGAAGTGGATCTTGACTACAAGCAGGAACAATCGACCGACTCGCAAACGGAAGCTATTTCGGAAATGGTGCCCGCTAAACCGGTAGACGCAATTCCGGCCGTTGACACGGCGCCCTGGAAGCCCATTGATGGAAGCGTCGTTGTTCCTCCTGTCAAAAAGGAATATAAAGTTCAAAATCGATCCATTGTCGATATAAAATCATCGGTAGATTCGCAGCGATCGTTGTCATCCGACGAAAAGGAGAACCGCATCATTGAGGTGGAAACGGAAGATCGCGTCCGCACTTCGAAACCGACAGTTTCTTCCACATCCACCGAACCATCTCCGTCCAATGTTTCCCTGCATTCCGTTCAACCGCAGACGCCGGTTATCAAACTGCCAACTTACACATTCCATTCTTCATACAAAGCAGCAGGAAATCCTGTGCCCAGCACGACGACCATTCCCGTCCAGCCGTTGGTTGAAAGTAAAAATGAGGCGACGCCATTCGTTCCAGATGATGACGTCATCAACGAGACCCCTGCATTGGCAGCCAACACGGATGAGGCTTTCGGCCAATTGCAAACCGATCCAGCCATACCAGCTGTTTTACTCACGGATTATACGCCGTCCATCAGTTCGGAATCGACTATCTCAACGACGTTAGCCGATGACAACGTCATTTCAGAGTGGCCGGAGGAATCGACTATCCCAGTTACAGTACAAGACTTCACTTCGAAACCGACCGTTTCTTCCACATCCACCGAACCATTTCCGTCCAATGTTTCCCTGCATTCCGTTCCGGCTTCCTCGCAATGCATCCGCCGTCAGTTGCACTTTTGCCGCGGAGTTTTGCCTTATTTGGAAACGACCCTTCCGAACTTCGTGGGGGACACAACAGAAAGAGAACGGAATCTCACCGTGCCTTTTATTGAAAGCATCGTTGAATCTGAATG CCATCCTCGAGTGAAACAATACGCTTGCGCCGCCCTAGAACCACCGTGCCGTGACGGCGGAATTAGTTTACCGCCCTGTCGTCAATTCTGCCACG CTGTTGCCGAAGGATGTAATGATCAAGTATACTGGGCATTAAATTATTcacaatttttgaattgcacTCTATGCCCAGAGTCGAACGACCCGAATATTTGTTTCAACTTCTTGATACCTGGAGGCAACGGAACGGACTGA